ATgggggggggaccccaaaatTGGTGAAGGTTTTAGAGGAAGAGGTTGAGGAACATCATGGTTGATGGGTCAGGTCAAGTTCAGAAGAGCGTGGAGAGCCCAGTGTGGGGAGGAGAAGCCCAGAAGGTCCCAGAAGTTGGAGTTATGGAGGAGGAGGACCCAAAAAATCTGGTGGGACCCCAAAATTGGTGGAGGTTTTAGAGGTAGAGGTTGAGGAACATCATGGTTGATGGGTCAGGTCAAGTTCAGAAGAGCGTGGAGAGCCCAGTATGGGGAGGAGAAGACCAGAAGGTCCCAGAACTTGGAGTTATGGAGGGGGAGGACCTCAAAAGTGGGGGGAGACCCCAAAATTCAAGGGGGGACACCCCAAAATTCGCGGTAGACCTTGAAGAACATCAACGTTGATGGCTCAACTCAACTTCAGAAGACAGTGGAGACGCCATTTTTGACCGGAGGACCGCGGGGGTCGCCCCGATTGGGACTTATGGACCTCGGGGGCGCCCTCCACCCTCCAAATTAAGGGTGCCCCGCCCCCAAATTTAAGCCCCGCCCCCTTTTGGTCTTCCAGGTTTACAAACGCAAGACGGAGGCGGCCAAGAAGGAGTATCTGAAGGCGATGGAGGCGTATCGCGCCATCTTGGTAGAGCGCCCCCTACTGGTTGCCTCCTCCACGGGGGTGTCCCCCCCTAATTAGGGTAATTAACCCCCTAATTAGGGTAATTAACCCCCAAATTAGGCGTTTAGCGCCCCCTATTGTTCATTTTAGACCTCAACGGAGCCGCCGGAACCGGAACCCACCTCCACGGCGCCCCCTATGGCCCCgcccccttcttcctcccccatcccatcctcctcctcctcccccgaACCTCCCCCCATCCCATTGGTCGCCGCCCCACAAGCCCCGCCCCCCAACATCACCAAAATCATCATCCCCAAACAGCTCCTCCCCCCTTCGTTAGCCGTCGCCCCGCAAGGGGGCGTCGTCACCGTCATCCCCGTGACGTCACGtccgggagggggcggggccaccTCATGCCCCGCCCCCCAGATCATCACACGCTCCGTCCTCCAATCAGCAGCCCAGCAATTGCCCCGCCTccaacccccccccctccaacaaatgccccccccgccccccgtcccccccgTCCTccaatcccccccccccttacAGGCCATGCAGCAAACGGCGCCCCCCGCTGGCGCCCCCCCCAAAACGCGCCCCCCCCCGCTCCAGATCAAGATcttacccccccccccccgccctaCAAATTACCCCCCCCTTGCGCTTCGCGCCCCCCGACGACGGCCGGGGgtcgcccccccccgccccacaaCTGCCCCCCCGCGCCCCACAACTGCCCCGTCCCGCCCCAAAGCGCCGCGTCGCCCGACGGCGTCGAGATGATCGCGGGGGACGTCATCCCGGAGGtgagttggggggggggggattacCCCAAAAATTGGGGTAAAATGGAGGTTTTTGGGGTAAAATGAAGGTTTTTTTGGGGTAAAATGGAGGTTTTTCGGGGTAAAATGAAGGTTTTGGGGGTAAAATGGAGGTTTTTGGGGTAAAACCCGAAAAATTTGGGgtaaaaaacatataaaatatggggggggggaaggtttTTGGGGGTAAAATGAAGGTTTGGGGGGTAAAATGGAGGTTTTTGGGGTAAAACCCGAAAAATTTGGGgtaaaaaacatataaaatatagGGGGGAGGGAAGGTTTTTGGGGGTAAAATGGAGGTTTTTGGGGTAAAACTCAAAAAATTTGGGGTAAAAAACATATATGGGGGGGGGAGGTTTTGGGGGTAAAACCTAAAAATTTGGGGTTGGGACCCCCAAATTGGGGTAAAATGGAGGTTTTTGGGGGTGAATCCCAAAAATTTGGGCCTAAAGGCCTTAAATTTAAGGGGGGGGGAAGGTTTTTGGGGGTAAAATGGAGGTTTTTGAGGTAAAACCCGAAAAATTTGGGATAAAAAACATATATAGGCGGGGAAGGTTTTGGGGGGTAAATCCTAAAAATTTGGGGTTGGGACCCCCAAAATTGGGGTAAAATGAAGGTTTTGGGGGTAAAATGAAGGTTTTTGGGGTAAAACACGAAAAATTTGGGCCTAAAGGCCTTAAATTTAAGGGGGGGAAGGTTTTTGGGGGTAAAATGGAGGTTTTTGGggtaaaacatgaaaaattggGGGTAAAAGGGCTTAAATTTAGGGCGGGGGAAGGTTTTGGGGGGTAAACCCTAAAAATTTGGGGTTGGGACCCCCAAAATTGGGGTAAAATGAAGGTTTTTGGggtaaaacccaaaaaaaatGGGGTAAAAGGCCTTAAATTTAAGTGTGGGGGaaggttttggggtgtttttttggggttaaACCCTAAAAATTTGGGGTTGGGCTGTACCAAAATCAACTTTGGGGGGGTTTTCTGACCTCCtgacaccccaaacccccccctgTACCCCCCCAAATTTGGGTGGTTTCCCCCAAATCCCCTATTTAACCCCTAAAAAAAAACGttaattttgaggttttttgccatatttccccctttttcaccccaaaaccaTGATTTAAACCTTCGGGATTTTTAAGGGGGGGTTAAAATTTTTAgggttccccccccccaccccctaattttccccctccccaggtggATTCCCCCCCCCCGATGGCTCTGGAGCTCGTCACCGACGACACCCCGAGGTGCCTCCGGGCCGGTTGCCACAACCCGCCGGTAGCCAGCGGCGACTGGGACGAGGAATATTGCAGCAGCGAATGCGTCGTCAAACACTGCCGGTGGGTGACAGCGATTTtagggtgccccccaccccaaaaaccccctttttcaccccaaaaaccccctttttcaccccaaaaccctCTTTAAAAACCTTAATTTCTATTAATTAACCCCCACAGCGACGTCTTCCTCGCCTGGCTCGCCGCCCGCAACAGCGTCGTCTTCGTCAAGTAAAAAACCCCGTTTCCACCAATTTTGGGGTCCCCACCCTGAATTTTTGGGGTCCCCCCATGAAATTTTGGGGTCCCCCCACCCTACACCCCCCTaaaagccccccccccccccccttacAACATCATGGTTCTTATTAAAGGGGTCACAGCGCTTTCTGCCTCGTTTCGGGGTCCCCCCCTGTGCCAAAATGGGGTTTGGGGACCCCCCCTTTATTTTtaccccccctgcaccccaaatttgccccccaccccccaaaaatttacccctgcacccccaaaaagcccccccaaacccacccccccCCTTTTAATACTATGGGTTTAATAGGGTGACACAGCCCTTGACGCCCCCTTTTTACCCCCCACCCCATAAAATTTagggtcccccccaccccaaaacaaggTTTTGAGTCTTTTATTGCCCCTAAACCCCCAAATTtgccccccacaccccaaaaATTTACCCCTGAGCCCCCAAAAAGCCCCCCCAaaacacacccccccccctACATAATCCTATGGGGTTAATGGGGTGACGCAGCCCTTGACgccccctttccccccaccccataaaattttggggtcccccccaccccaaatcaaGGTTTTGAGTCTTTtacccccctgcaccccaaatttaccccccaccccccaaataTTTGCCCCTGAACCCCCAAAAAgcccccccaaacaccccccccATAATCCTATGGGTTTAATAGGGTGACGCAGCCCTTGACgcccccttttccccccaccccataaaattttggggtccccccaccccaaatcaaGGTTTTGAGTCTTTTATTGCCCCTAAACCCCCAAATttgcccccacccccccaaaaatttacccctgcacccccaaaaagcccccccaaaacaccccccccATAATCCTATGGGGTTAATGGGGCGACACAGCCCTTGAcgccccctttcccccccaccccataaaattttggggtcccccccaccccaaatcaaGGTTTTGAGTCTTTtaccccccctgcaccccaaatttgccccccaccccccaaaaatttacccctgcccccccaaaccccccccccccacacacacataatCCTATGGGGTTAATGGGGCGACGCAGCCCTTGACgcccccttttccccccaccccataaaattttggggtcccccccaccccaaatcaaGGTTTTGAGTCTTTTATTGCCCCTAAACCCCCAAatttgccccccccccaccccaaaacttCACATATTTTTGGGTTTGGAGATGACCCCGTCGGGATAATGCTGCTTAAACTGCGCCACGACGTCGGGGTCCAGGAGGTGAATCCCGTCGAGTTGGTTCCCTAAAGTGATCCtaaaaaatggggggggggggggggggggtcaaaGGGACCCTAAAatatttgggggggggtcctAAAGGGGTTGGGGGGACCCTTTACCAGTTGGGTTGGACGTTGTGGGGTCGCCCAAAGAGCTCGATCTTGCGGGTCCCCGGCGAGAGGCGCTCGATCATCCCGTAGATCTCGTCGGGTTTGTGGCTGGTGGAACGGACCTGGGGGGGGTGGGTGAGACCCCAAAatatttgggggggggtcccataAGTTGTCCTGGTTTTAGGGACCTCCCCCCAAGTGGTTTTAGGGCCACCCTAAAAGATAAAGGGGGGTCGGGACCTCGGCCACGATGACGTCGCAGTCCAGACCCCGGTTGAAGCCTTGGGGGTTGCCCTTGACGcccacctgtggggaggggggagatttagggggggggaccccaaaaacccaccccaaaacccacccagcaccccaaaaacccacccaggaccccaaaacccaccccaggACCCACCTagcaccccaaaaaccccaccctaggaccccaaaaccccaccccaggaccccaaaacccaccctaaGACCCCACCCAGGACCCAAAACCCACCCTAAGACCCCCCCAGGgccccaaaacccaccccaggaccccaaaacccaccccaggaccacaaaacccaccccaggaccctaaaaacccaccccaggatcccccaggaccccaaaacccaccccaggaccccaaaaacccaccccaggacccccccagcaccccaaaatcCCACCCTAAgacccacccagcaccccaaaaacccaccccaggacccccccagcaccccaaaacccaccctaaGACCCCCCAGGACCCAAAACCCACCCTAagacccccccaggaccccgaaaccccccccccaagaccccaaaaacccaccctaaGACCCACCCAGgccccaaaaaacccaccccaggaccccaaaaACCCATCCTAAGACCCCTCagcaccccaaaaaacccctgtgcaccccaaaacccaccccagcaccccaaaaacccacccccggaccccaccaccaccccaaacccccccccaggaccccaaaacccaccccaggaccccaaaaccccaccccaggaccccaaaacccaccctaagaaccccccagcaccccaaaacccaccccaggaccccctcagcaccccaaaacccaccctaagacccccccagcaccccaaaaaacccctttACAATCCCCTcaggaccccaaaaccccacccaagaccccaaaacccacccaagcaccccccccagcaccccaaaacccaccctaagaccccccagcaccccaaaaacccaccccaggaccccaaaaacccaccccaaacccccccagcaccccaaaaccccaccccagcacccccaaaacccaccccaaacccccccagcaccccaaaaacaCCCCCTGCACCCTAAAAGCCCACCCTAAgactccccagcaccccaaaccccaccccacgaccccaaaaccccaccccaggaccccaaaacccaccctaacccccccagcaccctaaAACCCCACCCTaagaccccaaaaccccaccccaggaccctaaAACCCCACCCAtgaccccaaaacccaccccaggacccccccagcaccccaaaaacccacctTAGGACCCTAAAACCCACCTTaagacccccccagcaccctaaAGATACACCCTAAGATCCCAAAAACCCACCcaggaccccaaaaccccaccccaggaccccccagcaccccaaacccccccccccaggaccccaaaaccccaccccaggaccccaaaacccaccccaaacccctccagcaccccaaaacccaccccaggaccccctcAGCACCCCAAAAGCCACCCTAagaccccaccaccaccccaaaaccccacccaggaccccaaaaacccaccctaagatcctcccagcaccccaaaaacccCTTTACaagccccccaggaccccaaaacccaccccaggaccccaaaaacccaccctaagacaccccagcaccccaaaacccaccctaaGATCCCCtcagcaccccaaaaccaccccctgcaccccaaaaacccaccccaggaccccaccaccaccccaaaccccccccccaggaccccaaaaaccaccccaggaccccaaaacccaccccagcaccccaaaaccccaccccaggaccccaaaacccaccctaagaaccccccagcaccccaaaacccaccccaggaccccctcaccaccccaaaaacccaccctaagaccccaccaccaccccaaaaccccacccaggacccccaaaaacccaccctaagatcctcccagcaccccaaaaacccCTTTACaagccccccaggaccccaaaaccccaccccaggaccccaaaaacccaccccaggacccccccagcaccccaaaacccaccctaagacccctccagcacctcaaaaccccaccccaggaccccaaaaactcaccccaggaccccccagcaccccaaaacccaccccacgACCCCAAAagccaccccaaacccccccagcaccccaaaacccaccccaggaccacaaaacccaccccaggaccccccaggaccccaaaaacccaccccaggaccctaaAACCCCACCCAtgaccccaaaacccaccccaggacccccccagcaccccaaaacctaCCCTaagacccccccagcaccccaaaacccaccccaggaccccctcagcaccccaaaacccac
The sequence above is a segment of the Nyctibius grandis isolate bNycGra1 unplaced genomic scaffold, bNycGra1.pri scaffold_77_arrow_ctg1, whole genome shotgun sequence genome. Coding sequences within it:
- the TOX4 gene encoding LOW QUALITY PROTEIN: TOX high mobility group box family member 4 (The sequence of the model RefSeq protein was modified relative to this genomic sequence to represent the inferred CDS: deleted 2 bases in 1 codon) translates to MLDAGAAAGVTRQGAPTFHTPSLGDEEFELPPIALDADPSLGGPDVVGHFEDLGDPGGDGGVAAAYGVQGLELPVGLMEQGGGAAGHGEAQELDPPLGAPFGAAPPVTIDVPMAALSPAALLAPAQLTTIDQSELSSQLGLSLGGAAGPPGGAAPALGLPPPPAAPSPDARPSPAPSPAGSLQDDDGDDFRRAPAPPKPSPPAPPTPAPPLGEGPRRAKPPKKPKKKKDPNEPQKPVSAYALFFRDTQAAIKGQNPNATFGEVSKIVASMWDSLGEEQKQVYKRKTEAAKKEYLKAMEAYRAILTSTEPPEPEPTSTAPPMAPPPSSSPIPSSSSSPEPPPIPLVAAPQAPPPNITKIIIPKQLLPPSLAVAPQGGVVTVIPVTSRPGGGGATSCPAPQIITRSVLQSAAQQLPRLQPPPLQQMPPPPPVPPVLQSPPPLQAMQQTAPPAGAPPKTRPPPLQIKILPPPPRPTLPPPCASRPPTTAGGRPPPPHNCPPAPHNCPVPPQSAASPDGVEMIAGDVIPEVDSPPPMALELVTDDTPRCLRAGCHNPPVASGDWDEEYCSSECVVKHCRDVFLAWLAARNSVVFVK